A part of Pseudomonas lutea genomic DNA contains:
- a CDS encoding LysR family transcriptional regulator ArgP, which translates to MFDYKLLSALAAVIEQAGFERAAQVLGLSQSAVSQRIKLLEARVGQPVLIRATPPSPTEIGRRLLNHVQQVRLLERDLQAAVPALDEGGMPERLRIALNADSLATWWALTVGDFCARHRLLTDLVVEDQDVGLKRMRAGEVAACLCGSERPVAGARSLPLGAMRYRALASPEFIERHFAAGVTAQAVAQSPALVFGPDDFLQHRYLASLGVDGGFEHHLCPSSEGFTRMVEAGMGWGLVPELQVGAQLASGRLVELLTDRCIDVPLYWHHWRNGGQLLTELTDHLAKTAGQWLVPLDGQ; encoded by the coding sequence ATGTTCGACTACAAGTTGCTGTCAGCGTTGGCAGCGGTGATCGAGCAAGCCGGCTTTGAGCGTGCAGCCCAAGTGCTCGGTCTTTCGCAATCCGCCGTGTCGCAGCGCATCAAGCTACTGGAAGCGCGGGTCGGTCAGCCGGTGCTGATCCGCGCAACGCCGCCCAGCCCGACGGAAATCGGTCGGCGCCTGCTCAACCATGTCCAGCAGGTGCGCCTGCTGGAGCGCGACTTGCAAGCCGCGGTTCCGGCGCTGGACGAGGGCGGCATGCCGGAGCGGTTGCGTATCGCTTTGAATGCCGACAGCCTCGCCACTTGGTGGGCGCTGACCGTCGGCGACTTTTGTGCCCGGCATCGGTTGCTCACCGATCTGGTGGTTGAGGATCAGGACGTCGGGCTCAAACGGATGCGTGCCGGCGAAGTGGCCGCGTGTCTGTGCGGCAGTGAGCGGCCAGTGGCCGGGGCGCGGAGTTTACCGCTCGGCGCCATGCGCTACCGTGCGCTGGCCAGCCCGGAATTTATCGAGCGGCATTTTGCGGCCGGCGTCACAGCACAGGCAGTGGCGCAGTCGCCCGCGCTGGTGTTCGGCCCGGATGACTTCCTGCAGCATCGCTATCTGGCGTCGCTGGGTGTCGACGGCGGTTTTGAGCACCATCTGTGCCCGTCCTCCGAAGGTTTTACGCGCATGGTTGAAGCCGGCATGGGCTGGGGGCTGGTGCCTGAATTGCAAGTTGGCGCCCAGCTGGCCAGTGGCCGATTGGTCGAATTGCTGACCGATCGCTGCATCGACGTGCCCTTGTACTGGCATCATTGGCGCAATGGCGGGCAACTGCTCACCGAGCTGACTGACCATCTGGCGAAGACTGCAGGCCAATGGCTGGTGCCGTTGGACGGCCAGTGA
- a CDS encoding ACT domain-containing protein produces MNGETSLGALLRSMAPELNDGEYVFCTVPDISRVAGAEVLGSIREREGLTVILERSQAQASGLDAEYIMAWITLTVHSSLAAVGLTAAFARALGEAGISCNVVAGFYHDHLFVGKDDALKAMATLKALAAGA; encoded by the coding sequence ATGAATGGCGAGACATCACTTGGCGCATTGCTGCGCAGCATGGCACCGGAGCTGAACGACGGCGAATACGTGTTCTGCACCGTCCCGGATATCAGCAGGGTGGCCGGGGCTGAGGTGCTGGGCAGCATCCGCGAACGCGAAGGGCTGACCGTGATTCTGGAGCGCAGTCAGGCGCAGGCCTCAGGCCTGGACGCCGAATACATCATGGCCTGGATCACCTTGACGGTTCATTCCTCGTTAGCGGCCGTGGGGCTGACCGCCGCGTTCGCCCGCGCCCTGGGTGAAGCAGGTATCAGCTGCAATGTGGTGGCTGGCTTCTATCACGATCACCTTTTTGTCGGAAAAGACGATGCGCTGAAAGCCATGGCTACCTTGAAAGCCCTGGCCGCCGGCGCATGA
- a CDS encoding LysE/ArgO family amino acid transporter codes for MWQSYLNGLLISLGLIMAIGTQNAYVLAQSLRREHHLSVALLCIVCDVVLVAAGVFGLANVLAHSPTLLAIARWGGVIFLLWYGAMALRRAVSPQSLAQGDADGQRSRRAVLLTALAVTLLNPHVYLDTVLLVGSLGAQQTVPGAYVAGAASASVLWFSTLAIGAAWLAPWLARPTTWRLLDLMVAVMMFGVAVQLIRTA; via the coding sequence ATGTGGCAGAGCTACCTCAACGGCCTGTTGATTTCCCTGGGCCTGATCATGGCCATCGGAACACAAAACGCTTATGTGCTCGCGCAGAGCCTGCGTCGGGAACACCATTTATCCGTAGCCCTGCTGTGCATCGTCTGCGATGTGGTGCTGGTCGCGGCGGGCGTGTTCGGGCTGGCCAATGTGCTTGCCCATAGCCCTACCCTGCTGGCTATCGCGCGCTGGGGCGGAGTGATCTTTCTGCTGTGGTACGGCGCCATGGCGCTGCGCCGTGCAGTATCGCCGCAGAGCCTTGCGCAAGGGGACGCCGACGGCCAGCGCTCACGTCGCGCCGTCTTGCTGACTGCGCTGGCGGTGACCCTGCTGAACCCGCACGTCTACCTCGATACCGTATTGCTGGTCGGCTCGCTCGGCGCGCAGCAAACGGTGCCCGGCGCCTATGTCGCCGGTGCGGCCAGCGCTTCGGTATTGTGGTTCTCGACTCTGGCCATCGGAGCCGCCTGGCTGGCACCCTGGCTCGCGCGTCCGACGACATGGCGCCTGCTGGACCTGATGGTGGCGGTGATGATGTTCGGCGTGGCAGTGCAGTTGATCAGAACAGCGTGA
- a CDS encoding superoxide dismutase yields the protein MAFELPPLPYPHDALAPHISKETLEYHHDKHHNTYVVNLNNLVPGTEFEGKTLEEIVKTSSGGIFNNAAQVWNHTFYWNCLAPNAGGQPTGALADAINAAFGSFDKFKEEFSKTSIGTFGSGWGWLVKKADGSLALASTIGAGNPITSGDTPLLTCDVWEHAYYIDYRNLRPKYVEAFWNLVNWKFVAEQFEGKSFTA from the coding sequence ATGGCTTTCGAATTGCCTCCGCTGCCGTATCCGCATGATGCCCTGGCACCGCACATCTCCAAGGAAACTCTGGAATACCACCACGACAAGCACCACAACACCTATGTCGTGAACCTGAACAACCTGGTGCCTGGCACCGAGTTCGAAGGCAAGACGCTGGAAGAGATCGTCAAAACTTCCTCGGGCGGTATCTTCAACAACGCCGCTCAGGTCTGGAACCACACCTTCTACTGGAACTGCCTGGCGCCAAACGCCGGCGGCCAACCGACCGGCGCTCTGGCTGACGCCATCAACGCTGCGTTCGGTTCCTTCGACAAGTTCAAGGAAGAGTTCAGCAAGACTTCCATCGGCACCTTCGGCTCCGGCTGGGGCTGGCTGGTCAAGAAAGCTGATGGCTCCCTGGCGCTGGCCAGCACCATCGGCGCAGGCAACCCGATCACCAGCGGCGACACTCCGCTGCTGACCTGCGATGTCTGGGAGCACGCTTACTACATTGACTACCGTAACCTGCGTCCCAAGTACGTCGAGGCGTTCTGGAACCTGGTCAACTGGAAGTTCGTCGCCGAGCAATTCGAAGGCAAAAGCTTCACTGCCTGA
- a CDS encoding putative bifunctional diguanylate cyclase/phosphodiesterase — translation MKLELKHSLSVKLLRVVLLSALIVGVVLSCAQIVYDAYKTRQAVATDAARILDMFRDPSTQAVYSLDREMGMQVIEGLFQDKAVRMASIGHPNETLLAEKSRDLEVTPTRWLTDLILGQERSFTTQLVGRSPYSEYYGDLRITLDTATYGEGFLTNSMIIFISGVLRALTLGLVLYLVYHWLLTKPLSNIIEHLTRINPDRPSEHQLPLLKGHEKNELGVWVNTANQLLASIQRNTTLRHEAESSLLRMAQYDFLTGLPNRLQLQKQLDKILVDAGKVQHRVAVLCVGLDDFKGINEQFSYQAGDQLLLALADRLRSHSGRLGALARLGGDQFALVQADIEQPYEAAELAQNILDDLEAPFALDQQEIRLRATIGITLFPEDGDSTEKLLQKAEQTMTLAKTRSRNRYQFYIASVDSEMRRRRELEKDLREALARDQFHLVYQPQISYRDHRVVGVEALIRWIHPEHGFVPPDQFIPLAEQNGSIIAIGEWVLDQACKQLREWHDQGFSDLRMAVNLSTVQLHHAELPRVVNNLLQIYRLPSRSLELEVTETGLMEDITTAAQHLLSLRRSGALIAIDDFGTGYSSLSYLKSLPLDKIKIDKSFVQDLLDDDDDATIVRAIIQLGKSLGMQVIAEGVETAEQEAYIISEGCHEGQGYFYSKPLPARELLVYLKQAERTHSEAL, via the coding sequence TTGAAGCTGGAACTCAAACACAGCTTGTCGGTGAAGCTGCTTCGCGTTGTGCTGCTTTCGGCGCTGATCGTGGGGGTCGTGCTCAGTTGCGCGCAGATCGTCTACGACGCCTACAAAACGCGCCAGGCCGTTGCCACGGACGCGGCACGTATTCTGGACATGTTCCGCGACCCCTCGACCCAGGCCGTCTATAGCCTGGACCGCGAGATGGGCATGCAGGTGATTGAAGGCCTGTTTCAGGACAAGGCCGTGCGCATGGCGTCCATCGGTCATCCGAACGAGACCTTGCTCGCTGAAAAATCCCGCGACCTTGAAGTTACCCCTACCCGCTGGCTGACCGATCTGATCCTGGGCCAGGAACGCAGTTTCACCACGCAGCTGGTCGGTCGCAGCCCCTACAGCGAGTATTACGGTGACCTGCGCATCACCCTGGATACGGCCACTTATGGTGAAGGCTTTCTCACCAACTCCATGATCATTTTCATCTCCGGCGTCTTGCGCGCGCTGACGCTGGGGCTGGTGCTGTATCTGGTTTATCACTGGCTGCTGACCAAACCGCTGTCCAACATTATCGAGCACCTGACGCGCATCAACCCCGACCGTCCGAGCGAGCATCAACTGCCCTTGCTCAAGGGCCATGAGAAGAACGAGCTGGGGGTCTGGGTCAACACCGCCAACCAGCTATTGGCGTCTATCCAGCGCAATACCACCCTGCGACACGAGGCTGAATCAAGCTTGTTGCGGATGGCTCAATACGACTTCCTCACCGGCCTGCCCAACCGGCTGCAATTGCAAAAGCAACTGGACAAGATCCTCGTCGACGCGGGCAAAGTGCAGCATCGGGTCGCGGTGCTGTGTGTCGGGCTGGACGACTTCAAAGGCATCAACGAGCAGTTCAGTTATCAGGCCGGCGATCAGCTCCTGCTGGCGCTGGCCGATCGGCTGCGCAGTCACAGCGGACGTTTGGGGGCACTGGCACGTCTGGGTGGTGACCAGTTCGCGCTGGTCCAGGCCGACATCGAGCAGCCGTACGAAGCAGCGGAGTTGGCGCAAAACATTCTTGACGATCTCGAAGCGCCTTTCGCCCTCGACCAACAAGAGATTCGTCTGCGCGCCACCATCGGCATTACGCTGTTCCCGGAAGACGGTGACAGCACCGAGAAGCTGCTGCAGAAAGCCGAACAGACCATGACCCTGGCCAAGACCCGCTCGCGCAATCGCTACCAGTTCTACATCGCCAGCGTTGACAGCGAAATGCGGCGCCGGCGTGAACTGGAAAAAGACCTGCGTGAAGCATTGGCCCGCGACCAGTTTCATCTGGTCTATCAGCCGCAGATCAGCTATCGCGATCACCGGGTGGTGGGCGTGGAGGCGTTGATTCGCTGGATTCATCCGGAACACGGCTTCGTGCCACCCGACCAGTTCATTCCGCTGGCAGAGCAGAACGGCAGCATCATCGCCATCGGCGAGTGGGTGCTGGACCAGGCATGCAAGCAACTGCGGGAATGGCACGATCAGGGTTTCAGCGACCTGCGCATGGCGGTCAATCTGTCTACCGTGCAACTGCACCATGCCGAGCTGCCGCGGGTGGTGAATAACCTTCTGCAGATCTACCGCCTGCCCTCTCGCAGCCTTGAGCTTGAAGTCACCGAAACCGGCCTGATGGAAGACATCACGACCGCCGCCCAGCACCTGCTGAGCTTGCGTCGCTCCGGGGCGCTGATCGCCATCGATGACTTCGGTACCGGTTACTCATCCTTGAGCTACCTCAAAAGCCTGCCGCTGGACAAAATCAAGATCGACAAAAGCTTCGTACAGGATTTGCTCGACGACGATGACGACGCGACGATTGTGCGCGCCATCATCCAGCTCGGCAAAAGCCTTGGCATGCAGGTCATCGCCGAAGGTGTGGAAACGGCCGAGCAAGAGGCTTACATCATTTCCGAGGGCTGCCACGAAGGTCAGGGTTACTTCTATAGCAAGCCCCTGCCGGCGCGGGAGCTACTGGTTTACCTCAAGCAGGCCGAACGCACGCACAGCGAAGCGTTGTAA
- a CDS encoding imelysin family protein: protein MIRMPLATASLLAVAIALAGCDQGKDKPAATAPAPAPAATAPAASASAAAPAQTNEAATKAVVANYANVVFAVFSDAQSTAKNLSSAVDAFLATPNDQTLKAARAAWVAARVPYMQSEVFRFGNTIIDDWEGQVNAWPLDEGLIDYVAKDYQHALGNPGATANIIANTSVQVGEDKVDVTEITPEKLASLNELGGAEANVATGYHAIEFLLWGQDVHGTGPGAGERPASDYVEGPGGTGGHNDRRRAYLKAATDLLVSDLDEMVNNWKPGVADNYRATLEAEPAESGLRKMLFGMGSLSLGELAGERMKVALEANSSEDEHDCFSDNTHNSHFYNGLGIRNVYLGEYTRVDGSKVTGPSLSSLVAKADAATDQTVRADLDATQAKLQVIVDHANKGEHFDQLIAAGNTAGNQVVRDAIAALVKQTGAIEQAAGKLGITDLNPDNADHAF, encoded by the coding sequence ATGATTCGTATGCCCTTGGCAACCGCAAGTCTGCTGGCTGTCGCTATCGCTTTGGCCGGTTGTGATCAAGGCAAGGACAAGCCAGCCGCCACAGCCCCTGCACCGGCTCCCGCCGCCACCGCACCGGCAGCATCTGCATCCGCTGCAGCGCCAGCCCAGACCAACGAAGCCGCGACCAAAGCGGTGGTCGCCAATTACGCCAATGTCGTGTTCGCCGTCTTCAGCGACGCCCAGTCCACTGCCAAAAACCTCAGCTCGGCAGTCGATGCATTTCTCGCCACCCCCAACGACCAAACCCTGAAGGCAGCGCGCGCGGCCTGGGTGGCGGCGCGCGTGCCTTACATGCAGAGCGAAGTGTTTCGTTTCGGCAATACCATCATCGATGACTGGGAAGGCCAGGTTAACGCCTGGCCCCTGGACGAAGGCCTGATCGACTACGTCGCCAAGGATTATCAGCATGCGTTGGGTAACCCGGGGGCAACTGCCAACATCATCGCCAATACGTCGGTGCAGGTAGGTGAAGACAAAGTCGACGTCACTGAAATCACTCCGGAAAAACTCGCCAGCCTGAATGAGCTCGGCGGTGCGGAAGCGAACGTGGCCACCGGTTATCACGCCATTGAGTTCCTTCTGTGGGGCCAGGATGTGCACGGTACCGGTCCGGGCGCCGGTGAACGGCCCGCCAGCGACTACGTTGAAGGCCCGGGTGGCACCGGTGGCCACAACGACCGCCGCCGCGCGTATTTGAAGGCCGCCACCGACCTGCTGGTCAGCGACCTGGATGAAATGGTCAACAACTGGAAGCCGGGCGTGGCCGATAACTACCGCGCCACGCTGGAAGCAGAGCCCGCCGAAAGCGGCCTGCGCAAGATGCTGTTCGGCATGGGCAGCCTGTCACTCGGCGAGCTGGCCGGTGAGCGCATGAAGGTGGCACTGGAGGCCAACTCCAGCGAGGACGAACACGATTGCTTCAGCGATAACACCCACAACTCGCACTTCTACAACGGGCTGGGTATCCGCAACGTTTATCTGGGCGAATACACACGCGTCGACGGCAGCAAAGTGACCGGTCCAAGCCTGTCCTCGCTGGTGGCCAAGGCAGACGCTGCAACCGACCAGACCGTACGCGCCGACCTCGATGCAACCCAGGCCAAACTGCAGGTCATCGTTGACCACGCCAACAAGGGCGAACACTTCGATCAACTCATCGCGGCCGGTAACACGGCGGGCAACCAGGTGGTGCGTGACGCCATTGCAGCGCTGGTCAAGCAAACCGGTGCCATCGAGCAAGCCGCCGGCAAGCTCGGGATCACCGACTTGAACCCGGACAACGCCGACCACGCGTTCTGA
- a CDS encoding AP2 domain-containing protein: MPKRNNNRRRVSKLKANDYGIHLLVGVKGPRAWKVTIYRDGKTFNRLFSFSRYGGRDPARQAADACRDQLLLAHLPKLSRDIRQRIIATNTSGYPGVHYRCYTGIAYWVARTTLRNGSSVTKSFRVEHYGYDRAKELAIRERERQLDGIGDYRSFKVVQGERRLMQLLVENPALEIAGA, translated from the coding sequence GTGCCCAAGAGAAACAACAACAGGCGCCGCGTCAGTAAGCTCAAAGCCAACGATTACGGTATTCATCTGCTGGTTGGCGTCAAGGGCCCCCGTGCCTGGAAGGTGACGATCTACCGCGACGGCAAAACCTTCAACAGGCTGTTTTCGTTCTCCCGCTACGGTGGCCGCGATCCGGCGCGACAAGCCGCGGACGCGTGCCGCGATCAGTTGCTGCTGGCACATCTGCCCAAGCTCAGCCGCGATATTCGCCAACGCATCATCGCCACCAACACCAGCGGCTATCCCGGTGTTCATTACCGTTGCTACACCGGCATCGCCTACTGGGTTGCGCGAACCACGTTGCGCAACGGCAGCAGCGTCACCAAATCGTTCAGGGTGGAGCACTACGGCTACGACCGGGCCAAGGAACTGGCCATACGCGAACGCGAGCGCCAGCTCGACGGCATCGGCGATTACCGCTCGTTCAAGGTTGTACAGGGCGAGCGGCGCTTGATGCAGCTGCTCGTGGAAAACCCGGCGCTGGAGATCGCAGGCGCCTAG
- a CDS encoding di-heme oxidoredictase family protein encodes MTARFRPSLLLPMALAMSGCDDAPRFTAAEPGESRSGGAATVIKSDRNAFSLPSANLSPARRLDFSVGNSFFRNPWVIAPSTTTARDGLGPLFNTNACQNCHIKDGRGHPPEAGADNAVSMLVRLSIPDEPAFAEHIKRLGLTPEPVYGKQLQDMAIPGVTPEGKVRVDYDSMTVHFRDGTPVHLRRPTLQITQTGYGAMHPQTRASARIAPPMIGLGLLEAIPQAAILANANPNDEQGTGITGKPNWVWDDAQQKTVLGRFGWKASQPGIKQQNAHALAGDMGLTSSLMPVDDCTPSQSACLAAPNGNGPNGEPEVSDNILRLITFYTRNLGVPARRDVGDPQVLSGKNLFFKAGCQQCHTPQFTTSADAAEPELANQVIRPYTDLLLHDMGEGLADNLSEFQASGQQWRTPPLWGIGLTQTVSGHTQFLHDGRARNLMEAVLWHGGEALPAQRQVLAFDADQRAALLAFLNSL; translated from the coding sequence ATGACTGCGCGGTTCCGTCCATCGTTACTCCTGCCGATGGCACTCGCCATGAGCGGGTGCGATGACGCCCCGCGTTTCACCGCCGCCGAGCCGGGCGAATCCCGCTCGGGCGGCGCCGCCACGGTCATCAAGAGCGATCGCAACGCGTTCTCTCTGCCCTCGGCCAACCTGTCGCCAGCACGCCGGCTGGACTTCAGCGTCGGCAACAGCTTTTTCCGTAATCCCTGGGTGATTGCCCCGTCCACCACCACTGCCCGGGACGGCCTGGGGCCGCTTTTCAACACCAATGCCTGCCAGAATTGCCACATCAAGGACGGCCGCGGCCACCCGCCTGAAGCTGGGGCCGACAATGCCGTGTCGATGCTGGTGCGTCTGTCCATCCCCGACGAGCCGGCGTTTGCAGAACACATCAAACGACTGGGCCTGACACCGGAGCCCGTGTATGGCAAGCAGCTCCAGGACATGGCGATTCCCGGGGTGACGCCCGAGGGCAAAGTGCGGGTCGATTACGACTCGATGACCGTACACTTTCGCGATGGCACCCCGGTGCATTTGCGTCGCCCTACCCTGCAAATCACCCAGACCGGATACGGCGCCATGCACCCCCAGACCCGCGCTTCGGCGCGCATCGCCCCGCCGATGATCGGCCTGGGGCTTCTGGAAGCGATCCCTCAAGCGGCGATTCTGGCCAACGCCAACCCCAACGATGAACAGGGCACCGGGATCACCGGCAAACCCAATTGGGTCTGGGACGACGCTCAACAGAAAACTGTCCTTGGGCGCTTTGGCTGGAAAGCCTCACAGCCTGGCATAAAGCAACAAAATGCCCACGCGCTGGCCGGGGACATGGGCCTCACCTCCAGCCTGATGCCCGTCGACGACTGTACGCCGTCGCAGAGTGCATGCCTCGCCGCGCCCAATGGCAACGGCCCCAACGGGGAGCCGGAGGTCAGCGACAACATTCTGAGACTGATCACCTTCTACACCCGCAATCTCGGTGTTCCGGCGCGCCGTGATGTCGGCGACCCGCAGGTGTTGTCGGGCAAGAACCTGTTCTTCAAGGCGGGTTGCCAGCAATGCCATACACCGCAATTCACCACCTCCGCCGATGCCGCGGAGCCTGAGCTGGCGAACCAGGTTATCCGTCCCTATACCGACCTGCTGCTGCACGACATGGGCGAAGGACTGGCCGACAACCTGAGCGAGTTTCAGGCCAGCGGTCAACAGTGGCGTACCCCGCCCTTATGGGGGATCGGCCTGACGCAAACCGTCAGCGGGCACACGCAGTTCCTCCACGACGGCCGCGCCCGCAACCTGATGGAAGCCGTGTTGTGGCATGGCGGCGAAGCGCTGCCGGCGCAGCGTCAGGTGCTCGCGTTCGACGCAGATCAACGTGCGGCGCTGCTGGCGTTTTTGAATTCTCTCTAA
- a CDS encoding imelysin family protein, translated as MFRPKLLLTSLAALALGACAPSDPQAVTSAAIASQVILPTYSRWVDADRQLAVSALAYCQGNAGLDTARADFLHAQKAWAELQPLLIGPLAEGNRAWQIQFWPDKKNLVGRQVEQLLTAQPQISADALAKSSVVVQGLSAYEYILFDAGIDMASAEQKARYCPLLVAIGEHQKALAENILSSWNSNDGMLAQLSKFPNQRYADSHEAIAELLRVQVTALDSLKKKLGTPLGRNTKGVPQPFQAEAWRSKSSLGSLQASLASAQTVWAGVDNKGLRGLLPKGQKPLADKIDAAYAESNRQLAALKPPLGDLLATEEGRQQLNAFYDSLNVVHRLHEGELAKALGIQLGFNANDGD; from the coding sequence ATGTTCCGCCCCAAGCTGTTGCTCACCAGTCTCGCCGCCCTGGCGTTGGGCGCGTGTGCGCCCTCGGACCCGCAAGCGGTAACCTCGGCCGCCATCGCCAGTCAGGTCATCCTGCCGACCTACAGCCGCTGGGTTGATGCCGACCGCCAGTTGGCGGTCAGCGCGCTGGCCTACTGCCAGGGCAACGCCGGGCTGGACACCGCACGCGCCGACTTCCTCCACGCGCAGAAAGCCTGGGCTGAGCTGCAGCCGTTGCTGATCGGTCCGCTGGCTGAAGGCAATCGCGCCTGGCAGATTCAGTTCTGGCCCGACAAGAAGAACCTCGTTGGTCGTCAGGTCGAGCAACTGCTGACCGCACAGCCGCAGATCAGCGCCGACGCCCTGGCCAAATCCAGTGTGGTGGTGCAAGGCCTGTCAGCGTACGAGTACATCCTGTTCGACGCCGGCATCGACATGGCCAGCGCTGAACAGAAGGCGCGCTACTGCCCGTTGCTGGTGGCCATCGGCGAGCATCAGAAGGCGCTGGCCGAAAACATCCTGAGCAGCTGGAACAGCAACGACGGCATGCTGGCCCAGTTAAGCAAATTCCCCAATCAGCGCTACGCCGATTCCCATGAAGCCATTGCCGAGTTGCTGCGGGTGCAAGTGACGGCGCTCGACTCCCTGAAGAAAAAACTTGGCACGCCGCTGGGCCGTAATACCAAGGGCGTGCCGCAGCCGTTTCAGGCCGAAGCCTGGCGCAGCAAGTCCTCCCTTGGCAGCCTGCAGGCAAGCCTGGCGAGTGCGCAGACGGTCTGGGCCGGTGTCGACAACAAAGGGCTACGCGGTCTGCTGCCCAAGGGACAAAAACCATTGGCCGACAAAATCGACGCCGCCTACGCCGAAAGCAATCGGCAGCTGGCCGCGCTGAAACCGCCACTGGGCGACCTGCTGGCGACGGAAGAAGGCCGCCAGCAGCTCAATGCTTTCTACGACAGCCTCAACGTGGTCCACCGCCTACACGAAGGCGAACTGGCCAAGGCGTTGGGCATCCAACTGGGTTTCAACGCCAACGATGGTGACTGA
- a CDS encoding DUF1513 domain-containing protein, protein MLRRQALGLGSLVLSAVTFGGWTLFSKKGESPLLLSARDDGNGQHFAVGYRVDGTQVFATAVAQRCHDIINHPHLPIALFVARRPGTESYLIDLRNGSLLQTITSPAHRHFYGHAVIHKEGEWLYATENDTTDPGRGLLGVYRFVNERLQRTGEITTHGVGPHQVSWMPDGETLAIANGGIRTEAESRVEMNLDAMEPSLVLMQRDGTLLSKETLSQPMNSVRHMAIASDGTIVAGQQFMGPSHETAELLAIKRPGQPFQPFPVAEAQLQAMAHYTASVAIHDALRLVALTAPRGNRFFIWDLDSGALKLDAPLPDCAGVGAVADGFVVTSGQGRCRFYDCRETALVAKPLELPAGLWDNHLHLV, encoded by the coding sequence ATGTTGCGACGTCAGGCTCTGGGTCTCGGCAGCCTTGTGCTCAGCGCCGTCACGTTTGGCGGCTGGACGCTGTTCTCGAAAAAAGGTGAAAGCCCGCTGTTGCTGTCCGCCCGGGATGACGGCAATGGTCAGCACTTCGCCGTGGGCTACCGCGTCGACGGCACGCAAGTGTTCGCCACTGCGGTTGCCCAGCGCTGTCACGACATCATCAACCACCCTCACCTGCCCATCGCTTTGTTTGTCGCGCGCAGGCCCGGGACTGAAAGCTATCTGATCGACCTGCGCAACGGCAGCTTGCTGCAGACAATCACGTCGCCCGCGCACCGACATTTCTACGGCCATGCGGTTATTCACAAGGAAGGCGAGTGGCTGTACGCCACTGAAAACGACACGACCGACCCGGGGCGCGGCCTGTTGGGTGTATACCGATTCGTCAACGAGCGCTTGCAACGCACCGGGGAGATAACCACCCACGGCGTAGGCCCGCATCAGGTCTCATGGATGCCGGACGGTGAGACGCTGGCGATCGCCAACGGCGGCATCCGCACCGAGGCTGAAAGCCGTGTCGAGATGAATCTCGATGCCATGGAACCGAGCCTGGTATTGATGCAGCGCGACGGCACGCTGCTGAGCAAAGAGACGCTGTCGCAGCCCATGAACAGCGTGCGCCACATGGCGATTGCCAGCGATGGGACTATTGTGGCGGGCCAGCAATTCATGGGGCCTTCCCACGAAACCGCCGAACTGCTCGCCATCAAGCGGCCGGGGCAACCGTTCCAGCCGTTCCCGGTGGCTGAAGCCCAGTTACAGGCCATGGCGCATTACACCGCCAGCGTTGCCATTCATGACGCGCTGCGGCTGGTGGCACTGACCGCGCCAAGAGGCAACCGCTTCTTTATCTGGGACCTGGACAGCGGCGCGCTGAAACTGGATGCGCCGCTGCCGGACTGCGCTGGCGTGGGCGCGGTGGCGGACGGCTTCGTGGTGACTTCGGGCCAGGGACGCTGCCGTTTCTACGATTGCCGCGAGACCGCGCTGGTCGCCAAGCCGCTGGAGCTCCCGGCGGGGTTGTGGGACAACCATTTGCATCTGGTGTGA